CTCATGAGGAATTAAGTCTGATGCTATACGATAGTTTGTGGACTCTAAAATATGACAAGACAACAGGATTAACACATACTAGTAGATAATAAgcgttatatattatttgtatggTTCATATACGGATTGTGAACTACTGATTCCTAACTTTCTACGAGATCTTTATATTCTTGCTAATTTGTAGCGGTACAACTGGAAAGGAAGAGAAACAAGGAAGAATGCCAAAGCATGTGGCGATCATATTGGACGGAAACAGACGCTGGGCAAAGAAATTAGGACTCACGACTGCAGAAGGTCACGAGGCCGGAGTGAAGAGAGTTCTTGATCTTGCTAAGGATTTTTTCACGTCGGGTGTTAACACGGTCTCACTCTTTGCTTTCTCCACTGAAAATTGGGGAAGACCCGAGGTAGTGTGATTATTATTAAAGAGATGTAACATTCTCAAGATTTGTCTTATATTttcatcgttttaattttttttgttaattttcttttatttgatcAGGAAGAAATTAGAAACTTGATGTCCATATTTGAGAAATTCATAAAGATGAAGATACCTGACTTCCAAAGGTACACAATAACATGttgtgttttgattttttgatattaacAATAAACATGTTATATGCTTTAATTTTCCCATTCTTTATTTTGAAGCTATAAAATCAAGATCTCTGTGATTGGGAACCGCGCAAACATCCCTGAGCCGCTTCTAGTATCAATACGAGAGGCAGAAGAAGCTACAAAGAGCTACGAAGAGAGGCACCTCATTATGGCAATTGACTATAGTGGAAAGTTTGATATCATACAAGCCTGCAAAAGCCTTGCTGAAAAGGCGAAAAACGGAGTGATACAAGTGGAGGAGATTGACGAAAATGTGATGGACAAAGCATTGTTGACGAATTGCAGTGAGTTCCCAAATCCTGACCTGATGATCAGAACGAGCGGAGAGCAAAGGATCAGTAACTTCTTCCTATGGCAATCAGCTTACACTGAGCTCTACTTCCCTACTGTTCTATGGCCTGACTTCACCATGGCTGACTATCTCAAGGCCTTGACTTGGTATCAGAAAAGGGATAGGCGATTTGGTCGAAGAGTTTAAAAACTTCTTTGTCTCCCCAAAATAAATTGTTCAACTACTGACCTATGTGCATTTGTGTGTTTACATTTAATAGTGGATTTAAAACTTCATCAAACCAGGAATCTCATGTATCATCAATTCATCAAAAGCTGTTTCGTTTATGGGTACTTTACATTACGTATAAGAAAGGTTCATTGTCTCTCAGATTCGTCGTAGCGAAGCTAATCTCCTCTCTAGATCATCTACTTCAGTAGATTCCGAGCTGCAAGAAGAGTTGGAACATGAAACGAatgaattatttattcaaaagaaTCTTTATAGATCAAAAGTAAGAACTGATATGGTCATACTCGTTCTTGTTATTGACTGTAGTGGGAGCAGCGTTTTTTGTAGCAATTCGGCCCTTTGGAGCTGAAGATAGCTGTTTAGAAAGaagcaagaaacatagtttAAGTTTTAAACCATTCTGAATGTTTTTCTTGACAAATTTAGCCtaataactatttaaaattaacTAACCAGAGATGCAACACCAACACCAATCTCATCCAGCACCTATAAGAAGGAGACAATACAAAGGAATGAGTCAAATAGAGGGAGCTTGGAGAAAACTACGTAAGTATGAATCTTGTGATTGGAATTGCAGTAACAAACCTGGATAGTGAGATCTTCAGTTTCTTCTTCAGCTTCGTCTTTGTCAAGTGTTTCATCAATTGCCTCTGACATCATCTCTATCTGTAAACACACACAAACCAAACATGACACAGCCAATCTTTGCCAGGGCTTCAGAGAAATTAATAGAGATAGTGTTTACCGTCATGTCAAGTTGTGCTGACTGCTTCTGGAACTCCTTGATCACCTTAGCTTGTTTGGTCGGTGCCATTTGCTGAAAAATGTGAAAACAGCATTGCAAGTTATGTCAAAGAAAGAAGTGAGAGGGACCCAAGCAAAGTGTGATAACTACCTTGTTCATTGCAACCATAGCTGTGGTTGCACCTTTCATGCCTGATGAGATTGAGGTGCTTGCATACAATGCCTATTTATCATTATTATCAAACAAGTAAAGTAAGCTCATAACGGTGTCGAAGTATGTGAAGATGAATTGgggaaagaaataaagaaagctAACCTGTGTATGAGTGGTTACACCACGGATTTGAGCACGGCTTCCTTGCAAGTTGGTGATCTGTTGCCTCAATCTAACAAGCTGCCGAGCTAAGATCTTGGTGGCCGCCTATgacaaagtttaaaaaaaaaacaaaaagaagcttATTAATACCCAATCTGACAGTGTTGAACCAACAAGCTAGTAAACAATAGCCATACAATCCTCTGCATGATTAACAAGCCTAAGCACCAAATAATAGTAAGGAAGAGTTGTAACTTTACTAGACAGGTTTTACCTCATTTCCAGTTTTAGCAGTTTTCTTGATTTCTGCCACAAGCCTCTTCTCCTAATGTGGCCATGTCAGTAAAAACCGTCAGAGTTACTAATGTAAGCAAAGAAGAAAAGTTGGCAGAAGGTGTCATTTTACCTCCATCTGAAGAGATGTGATCTCACGTTCGATGCCTGCAAAATTACATTGagtaaaaatccaaaaaactaACTTACAATGCAAATAAAGAGTAATCCAAAGGAAACAAAGCTCAGAGCTAGCATCGCATGATGCAACTAACTCTAGACTCAGAATTAAATGACCAATAACTGATTTGTGTTCTTTTCTTAACTAACTTTGATGATCTAAGGGAACCACCAAGATCCCAGATAAGAAGCAAAACCAGTCTTTTTCAACATATGATATGTCTTATCACAGTTCTAATAACACTTCCATTTGCTAGACCATGTTTCTACCGTATTGTTTAAGATCTAATATGCTTTGTAGAAGAAAATTTTTAAGAGACAGAAGAACACATACCACGTGTAGCCACAGCCATTTCTCGCTTGCTGGTGCGGAGAGCATCTGCATAAGCAATAAATTTACAATAGAATCAAATTAAAGTTGGATCAAATTAGAAGTTGCTACACTGTCAGATTCCCTGCTCAAATTTTAAAGGTGACAACTTTGCAGAACCGATCTAGAACTATGTTATGGACCACAACATCAGGTTCAATCAcaagtaaaaatataaaaagccATTACGAGAGGGATCTATATGTGATAGATCAGTCCACCATTAGGATCcgaaattccaaaaaaaaaaaaaaagatcaaagctTTTACCTTTAGGAGTGGTCTTCTTCTTGAAAATGTTCATGGCAATCGGAACAGTGACACAAAACCCTAGATGGAAGTGAAGTTGATCTCTATACAGAAAGACAAGAGAAGAGTGTAGCCTTTATATTCTTGTCTCAATCTTTATTTTTCCGAGTATAATAAATGTTTCTTTTTCTGAACACTTATAAGTGTTCTTCTTATAAGTGTATAAGACTAAACGCAACGGTACTATGGATTTGGAAATCACCCGTTACGCTAGAAAATGAAAATCCCTCTTAGGAAGGCTTGatcaatgattttaatttatttgactaagcccaaaattttagaaattttaaaagtttaaaaagatTCAAATGGTTAAAAATCAAATCTTCCAGTTGTTATTTTAAGTGATCCATAGATTTTCAGggagttttgaaaaaaaaaacatattattaataatatttaaatcaaattttgttttccaAAGAGATGGATTACcatcttttgtttgtttgtttgttaaacATGGATTACAATTTTTTCTGTGATGGATAATGAATATTAGAATcagattaaaaataataagCTTAACATTATTTTGAATAAACATTTGTACTTTCAGTGAGAGGCTTTGTTCAATGAAATGAAGAGAGATGATCAAACCAGTAGAGATATTCTTGCAGGTGAGGGTTGCTTAGAGTTGGCACTTGATACATCTGGATCCACCATAACCTATACATTTTACACTATAAGAACCAAGGTGTAGAAATTTCTGAAATCTTCACCACCAATCTCGACCGTTAGTTTGTTAAGAACTTGATAAGGCCTTGGAACTAtttaaacacaataatataCACAGTTTAAGTAGATCATTAGAGCATCTGTAATGGTGTTACCCAAAGAAAATCCATATATCGTGGGGACTCGCAAATAATGCAATGATTCACTAAGAAAGAATCATTATTTAGGAATTTTAAAGATTGAATCTTTAGATTTTGGTGGGATCcactaattatttaattatttttttttcttaaagacTCTTTCTTAAAGATTCCTATTGCAGTTGCTCTTAACTACGTATATCTTTTATGTCCTCCCTAATCCAAAGCCTGAATTGTAGATTACTACACATACCGGTTCGGATTGAACCAAAAAATTGATCCAGTCTGATCCAAAACTGGCTTCTGGCTCCTAAAGTAAACTTTTTCTTCCTTTGTTCCACGAAAGCAACAGAAACATTCGTGGGACAATTAGTGAAATTCCTTACattgatttttcaaaaaatcagaCCATTCAAACACTTGAGATTAATTGACGTAAGCCATGACCATCTAGCGGGATCTATATTCTAGTTAACAGGACCTGATTGCTACGTTTGAACCGCCGTTTGGAAACAATCAGAAGCGCGTGTTAAGACCgcatcttattattattattattgactTCAGAGAGACCATGCTTTTTGATCTCAACCTCTGTCCAAATAATAAACTAgtaatctataataataaagatggattaaaataaaaagcaaaaaagagagataaaatCGAAATCTATTGTCCATTTCTCAATTTGGATTGGCCTCTTTGCATATCTGCTCTTTAGAGTTGGCCGGTTCTGCAATCGGATCCCTTCTTCCCCCATCTTCCAATCGGTATGATCAAGATCAGaacttttttcaaattttccttGAATTTGTAATCGCAGCACTGCTCTCTTCAATTTCATACAAAAACTTCATGATTTGATGATAATGGATGCAGAAGCTTTTGGCTTTGAATTGGATTTTGGGTTTCAAAAAGCCAcctccttttcttcttcttatcatCCATCCCTTTGGAGAAATCAGGTGAGTCCTTTTTGTTGTGTTTCTTTGATTCGATGCAATGACACATGCATAAAGTATCGGTTTTTCGATTGAGTTTATTGAGAAATGTTAAGCCTTTTGATGCAAATTGGTGATTGATTCCTATTGGATAAAACCTAAGCAGATATGCAGGACCAGCTGGTGTGTCATGGATGTAGAAACACATTGATGTATCCCAGAGGAGCTACCAATGTCCGTTGTGCGTTATGTCACATTGTCAACATGGTTCCTCTTCAtcctcatcctcctcctcctcatcatgGTATCACTATATCTACATCTATCGTTTGCAGCTTTTGTTTGAGACACATTGGTTGAGTTCTGAAGTCTGAAGTCACAGCTCATGCAGGGATGGACATGGCTCACATTGTATGTGGTGGTTGCCGAACTATGCTTATGTACACGCGTGGGGCTAGTAGTGTAAGATGCTCTTGCTGTCAGACTGTCAACCTTGTCCCAGGTAATATATAAATGTCTTTGTTTCATCAGCATTCTTCTGTTGAGATGCTTTCATAACTTCTTTTCCACTCTTCCCCAACATATTatgtggagtttaggatttgtAAAAGTAGATGAAGCCTTTAGATGATACATAACCGCTTTGTTTGATGATCTACCATTAGATTCTTACCTTTAAGTTGTTGCCTCTGGGATGTATGATTGTCTTTCTAGTGTTGATTCGTCTGTTGAAACTGTGCTTGACATTTTGTGACAGGACCCCCACCGTCCAATCAGGTTGCGCATATCAACTGCGGGAACTGCCGGACGACACTCATGTACCCTTACGGTGCATCATCTGTTAAATGCGCTGTTTGCCAGTTTGTTACTAACGTTAACGTGAGTACTCCTTTCACTTCTCCATGGTTAAGTACAAAGGATCTTTCTATTAGCAGTTCAGTTTctgattctgtttttttttcttcttaatccGCAGATGAGCAATGGAAGGGTGCCTCTCGCAAGTAACCGGCCAAATGGAACAGCTTCTCCCGGGACAATGCCCTCTACATCCACTGTGAGTTTATCTAGTAACTCTGTTCATTGATCTTATGGAACTGGGTACTTACTTACTCTGTTCATCTTCTCCAGCAGTCAACACCACCGTCTCAGACACAAACTGTTGTAGTAGAGAACCCAATGTCCGTTAACGAAAGTGGAAAGTTGGTGCGTATTACtatcttttctttgttcttcttagATACACATTAGAAAAAGGTTTGACAAAGTGACTGAAACACATATACATCAATTGCAGGTGAGCAACGTTGTGGTTGGAGTGACAACAGGccaaaaataacttttaaagaATGATTTGATCTGAAAGATCAAAATTGGTTTCATCTATCCCTGCGTCTGGTTTGTGCATATTACATACTGTTGatgaacactttttttttttgttaaaaaaaaagttgatgaACACAAAGGTTTTTTGGTTCAGTAATGTGGCAATCCTGTTTGTAGACTCCATTGACCATTTGTGGCATTGTTAATGTATGTATTACTATAATCTGATACACCAGCCAAACATTAAGATTTGAGTTTGAAATCTGTTTCTTCTGTGGATAAGCAGTGTTGCTCACAGAAACTGATCTTTACCTTTTGGTAGATTAGTTAACACTGCTCTTAAAGCAGATCTTGGAATCAATAGCCTCCAAGTAAATACTCTGCATACATTTGACACACAGATCCTCTTGATAACTCAATGCACAACAGTGGCTTGTGAGAAGATCCTGTTAGCTAGCGGGTTAGACCACAAAGAGCTGGAAACTACTCTTGGGGCTAAGAATGTCTGCATTCATGGCTACTTTAGCTGCAGCCATTGTAATGTCAGTGAACAAAGAGACAAATACCTTGGTTGTAGCCACTTTAACCGCTAAGTTTCAGCACACACTGGTTCCTGTAAGCTGACAAAACCCTGTAAAGGTTATCCATTACCCTACAGAAACTAAGCAAAATGTTATGAGTTATTGTTATTAATTAACAGTGATTCTTTGTGAAAGATGTTACAGTCTAATGTAATGGTGAGCTTCCACAACTTCAACATCCTTTTTTGTGTGgttattacataaaatttaaatctcCATTTGGCTGTTTCTTTTCAActgtttattataataatataataatatttcttagACCAGACTCCAAGATAGCTAGCTCTTTTGGTCATGGTTGCCCTAATAAAACTCTGCtctatttattttctcttttctaaaaaaagaaaaagaaacacaaaaccCTCTTTTTATTTTCACAGATAATTGAGATATAAACGTTACAAAAACCAAT
The Brassica napus cultivar Da-Ae chromosome A1, Da-Ae, whole genome shotgun sequence DNA segment above includes these coding regions:
- the LOC125575049 gene encoding protein LSD1-like isoform X2; translation: MQDQLVCHGCRNTLMYPRGATNVRCALCHIVNMVPLHPHPPPPHHAHAGMDMAHIVCGGCRTMLMYTRGASSVRCSCCQTVNLVPGPPPSNQVAHINCGNCRTTLMYPYGASSVKCAVCQFVTNVNMSNGRVPLASNRPNGTASPGTMPSTSTSTPPSQTQTVVVENPMSVNESGKLVSNVVVGVTTGQK
- the LOC106359630 gene encoding vacuolar protein sorting-associated protein 2 homolog 2; translated protein: MNIFKKKTTPKDALRTSKREMAVATRGIEREITSLQMEEKRLVAEIKKTAKTGNEAATKILARQLVRLRQQITNLQGSRAQIRGVTTHTQALYASTSISSGMKGATTAMVAMNKQMAPTKQAKVIKEFQKQSAQLDMTIEMMSEAIDETLDKDEAEEETEDLTIQVLDEIGVGVASLLSSAPKGRIATKNAAPTTVNNKNDSESTEVDDLERRLASLRRI
- the LOC125575049 gene encoding protein LSD1-like isoform X3 — protein: MQDQLVCHGCRNTLMYPRGATNVRCALCHIVNMVPLHPHPPPPHHGMDMAHIVCGGCRTMLMYTRGASSVRCSCCQTVNLVPGPPPSNQVAHINCGNCRTTLMYPYGASSVKCAVCQFVTNVNMSNGRVPLASNRPNGTASPGTMPSTSTQSTPPSQTQTVVVENPMSVNESGKLVSNVVVGVTTGQK
- the LOC106359629 gene encoding dehydrodolichyl diphosphate synthase 5-like, producing MLSLLPIVLTFLVLILIPCLFVSRRLSVPLSFTNIRRLVKIAASQCDEEDERCEKSGTTGKEEKQGRMPKHVAIILDGNRRWAKKLGLTTAEGHEAGVKRVLDLAKDFFTSGVNTVSLFAFSTENWGRPEEEIRNLMSIFEKFIKMKIPDFQSYKIKISVIGNRANIPEPLLVSIREAEEATKSYEERHLIMAIDYSGKFDIIQACKSLAEKAKNGVIQVEEIDENVMDKALLTNCSEFPNPDLMIRTSGEQRISNFFLWQSAYTELYFPTVLWPDFTMADYLKALTWYQKRDRRFGRRV
- the LOC125575049 gene encoding protein LSD1-like isoform X4, yielding MQDQLVCHGCRNTLMYPRGATNVRCALCHIVNMVPLHPHPPPPHHGMDMAHIVCGGCRTMLMYTRGASSVRCSCCQTVNLVPGPPPSNQVAHINCGNCRTTLMYPYGASSVKCAVCQFVTNVNMSNGRVPLASNRPNGTASPGTMPSTSTSTPPSQTQTVVVENPMSVNESGKLVSNVVVGVTTGQK
- the LOC125575049 gene encoding protein LSD1-like isoform X1; amino-acid sequence: MQDQLVCHGCRNTLMYPRGATNVRCALCHIVNMVPLHPHPPPPHHAHAGMDMAHIVCGGCRTMLMYTRGASSVRCSCCQTVNLVPGPPPSNQVAHINCGNCRTTLMYPYGASSVKCAVCQFVTNVNMSNGRVPLASNRPNGTASPGTMPSTSTQSTPPSQTQTVVVENPMSVNESGKLVSNVVVGVTTGQK